CCAAAGAGCAATGTGAATCGTTAACGCGTTTTGTCGCATCACTGTCCAAACCTAGGGTACGTCCCGCGGGTTCGCCGGAGCAGGTGGAAGCAATCCAACGTGGACGTCAGTTATTCACGACTGTAGGTTGTGCAGCTTGTCACCGACCGAAACTGGGCGCTGTGGAGGGCATTTATAGCGATCTTTTGCTCCACGATATGGGGCCCTCGCTTAGCGATTTGGGATCTTATACGGTACTCGAAACCGAGATCAGCGATAAAGAAAAGTCAAATCGAGCTCGAGCTGCTAGCGAACTTGAATGGCGAACCCCGCCGCTCTGGGGCTTACGAGACTCGGCGCCTTACATGCATGACGGTCGTGCTTCAACCATTGCAGAAGCTGTTTCTCTTCATGGCGGAGAGGGAACGGCCGCAGCGCGATCATATAAACTACTATCTGAGAAAGAACGCGAACAGGTCGGGCTATTCTTGCAAACGCTATCTGCGCCACAAACGTCACCCTGAAGCGATAAGTTTGATATGGTGGGCCATTGTGTGAGCACGACTTAGCGAACGGAAGAACGCTACTAAATCGAATGTCGACAGCTTTGGAAAAATAACCGAGTTGGAACAACAAGAATTTTGGGATTCGCAAGAACTGCAACTTGGATCGCAGGAAGCACTGGAGTGCTAAACGCGTGAAAGTTCGATGTCGGAGCGATTCGGATGAAGCGGACCGTAGGTGGATACGCTTCCTTGCGCTGAGACTTGGTGTTACGGGGGGGGTCGCTTGGTCAGCTTCTGGCGGCTCGGTCCCGGCGGGTTTTGGCCATGGCTTCGTTCAGGGTGTTAGTGTGCAATCCCCCCGATTATGCCAAACGGTTGCGAAGTAGGTTGAGATGGGAGATTCTGAAGGATGTGGTATCTGTACTGAAATCGACTACGTCGGCTTTAGAACGCGAACCACACCCGGCTTATGTGACCGGCGAAGGATGGGAACTACACTGTTCATCTGCCGCCGTGGCCGATGAGACGTTGAACTCTGAAAAGCTGAAATGCCGCCGCGGTCAGGTGCAACGGCGGGTTCTCCGAGCGTCTGACGGGACCAATCTCCAGGAAAAATCAAGCTTTCGTCATATCCTGAGGAGTTCGTGATCCTCGAGCGCTTCTCGCCAGATTGCAGTCTTGTTTTGGTCGAAATATCGGTAAAGGATCTCGCGTATCTCGTCGCGGTTGACGTCGTCGGTGTCGACCATTTGTACCAGTGTGTGGGATTCGTCTAGCGGCAATCGCGTAACCTTCTCATCCGTCACGCAACAACCGAAACCGTCGAACGAAATCCGGACTACGTACACCCGCCCATCCGAATCGAGATTGAAATCGGCGAAAACGCTACCTTCTTGCAGGCAAAGGCAAAAGCTGCAGGGCCTAGTTCCTGTCGTCCAAATGTATTTTGAAATCTCCAATGGCATCCACCTTTTGCTGATCGCTTACCTTCTCAGGTGTGGGAAATCACAGAGATTATCTTTTTGCCGCAGCCATCACTCTCGTTCCGTGGATCAAAATAGGCGCCATCCGCATGATCGAATGACACGACGCTTTTAACGACAGTGCGGAGCAAACCGGACGCCAATTGCTCAGCGATGGCGGTCAACTGCCGCTGATTGGGCTCGACAATGAAAAATGATTTTTGGGTACGCTCGTCGCTGATTCCTTCACTATCGGCTGCGACAGTGATAAGACGGCCACCAGGACCAAGTAGGCTCCAAGATCTCGCCAATGTCTGACCGCCGACTGTATCGAAAACCAGATCGATCCCTTTCGCAATATCCTCGAACCGTTCGGTCCTGTAGTCGATCACACGTTGTGCGCCCAGACCGGTCAGGAACTCTCTGTTCCGCGCGGAGGCAGTCGTCAAAACTTCAGCTCCTAATTGCCGGGCAAACTGAATCGCGAAGACGCCGACCGCACCGGACCCCCCGTGGATGAGCACGCGCTCGCCCGACTGCAATCGAGCCCGGTCGAACAGTCCTTGCCAAGCCGTCAACGCGCCGATTGGAACGGAGGCCGCCTCGACATGAGTCAGCTGAGCGGGTTTCAGCACTACCGTGGAATGCTGCGTGCAACAGAATTCCGCAGTGGCGCCTTCAGCGAACCAGTCATTCATTCCGAACACTTCCTGATCGGCTTTGAAGCAAGTCTCGGTGCCATCACCGACGGCGGCAATGCGACCGGAGAACTCGTGACCGGGCACAGCGGCATTGCGAGCTTCACCGGATTTGCGATGGGTGGTTGGATACCAGAGTAGTTCCGTCGGGGTGACGCCGACTGCGTGGACTTGGATTAACAGTTCACCCGGTTGGGGATCTGGCCGTTCTCCTTCCTCAAGAGACAAGACGCGGGACTCCGGTGATTCGTGATGTCGCCATAGCTTCATTAGCTTCTCCGATGTTGCTGTGTCGGCTCCCCCTCCGGTCCGTGGACGCATCTCTTAATAACGAGGCGTTTCGACCTTCGTAAGGGGATCTTTAGCAGATCTTTTCTCGATCAGTTCGGAATGTTGATCCAACAAGTATTGGCTGAAAAATCCCCCAAAGACCGCGCGAATCGTGTCGATGAATGCCTTCCCATCTCCGCTCGTTAAAACAGTCCCTTCAAATGGATATCTTACGCTGCAAGACGCCGGAGTTGGTGCGTAAGGAAATTTGGACCCACATTTTGGCTTATAATCTGATCCGCACCATCCTGGCTCAGGCGGCCAAAGAATAGATCCCCGATCCATTAGCTTTAAAGGAACCCTGCAAACGCTGGAGGCCTTTCAACAAATTATTGCGATGCATACCGAAGAGAATTCCGAATTTCGCTGGGTGGTCTATCAACTGATGCTTGAGGAGATCGCCAGCCATCGCGTCGGCAATCGACCTAACCGTTACGAGCCTCGTCGCAGAAAACGCAGACCCAAACCCTATGATCGACTCATGATGCCCAGAAAAGAAGCCAAACGTCTGATGGCGAAAGGAGTTAGAGATAACTAAGTGCCATTCGGCCTACTCACTGCCTATAGGTTGCCAGACTACCCCGAGCTATGAGGCCGGAGTACCCCACACATAGACCTATTCCGATTCCTCAACTAGGCGATACAAAAGCGTCTCCGCCTTCGGTGCGTAGATGCGAATGGTCGTTTGCGGTCGGCACTCACCAGAGGCAAGCTGACTCCTGCGGGCCACCAGGCCGGGCTGGCAGGTCGCCAGGGTAAACGAAGTGAGCATCGCGCCGGAAAGCTCGATGCGAATCGAATGTACGGACCTCGTCGGGCTGCACCGGTTACTGAAAGAGTTTCGGAACGAACTCGTTCAGGTATCGCTGCCAGCAGATCCAAGTGTGCCCGCCCTCGGTCTCCTGGAACTCCGGCTTCAGTTTGTGTTTCTCGAATAGGGCAACGGTCTTTTTGGTGGTGTCGAGCAGAAAGTCTTCTTTGCCGGTGGCTAGCCAGAACACCTTCAGCCCGTCTTTGGCGGCGACGACCGCCGTCAATTTCTCCTTGTTAGCCTTCTCCCACCTTTCCCAATCTTCCGGCGTCCGGCCCGCGAAGATGCCGGAGCTGAACACCCCGACGGCCGAGTAATCGTTCGGGTTTGCCAGGAACACTGAAAGCGTCTGCCCGCCGCCCATGCTCAGCCCGGCGATTGCCCGGTCTGCGCGGCCTGTCTTCACCCGGTACGTCTTCTCGATGTGCGGCCGGAGGTCCTTCGCGAAGTCGTCTTCGAACAGGGCGGCGGGAGTGGTGTTACCCGTCGGCCGACCGAACCCGGCGAACTTGCTGTCGTGCCCGGCCGGCATTACAACGATCATCGGCACGGCCATCTTGGCCGCTATAAGGTTGTCAAGAATGTCCGCCGACCGGCCGACCGAGGTCCAAGAATCGTCGCAGTCGCCGGCCCCGTGTAGCAGGTATAACACCGGGTATTTCTCGGTTGCTGTCTCGTATCCCGGCGGAGTGTAGACGTGAGCTCGCCGGTTCCCGCCCGTCGTCTTCGAGTGGTAAATGACCCTAGCCACAGCCCCGTGCGGCACGTCGGCGGTGTCCATAAACGCCGCGCCCGGCACGCGAACCAGGCTCCAAGTGTTTCCAAACGACTCGCTGGTCGAAGGGTTCCGCGGGTCCACCACCGGCACCCCGTCCACTTCGATCCGGTACCGATAAGTGCCTGGGGACACGTCCAGGGTGAGTTCCCACAGGTCGCCCTCGCCCTTCTTCATCGCCCGCGATCCTTGGCCGCCACCAGGGATGTCGGAACTTGACAGCCCTACCTTCTCGGCTTTGGGGGCACGGAGTCGGAATGTCACCGTCTTATCTTTTACTTCCGGCGATATGTACGACTGCGGGCCTTGCCGCGGCTGGGCGGTCGCAGGGCCTGCCGCCGCCAAGACAAACGTGAGGCCAAGCAGAGATAGCGATCTGGTCATGAGAGGTTCCTCGGAAATGAAAAAGGGCGATTATTCGGTCATTTGGTGGGCTGGAACAGCAGCGGGGCGAACCCGTAGAAGTGATTCTTCCAAGTGGCCCCTTCGTGCCCCTCTTTGGGGTCAGCGTTGCGGTCCGAACTCAGCCGTCGGCCCGGTCCGATATGCGTGCGATGAGCCCCCTCTTCTCTATGAGTAGGCGCATGGCCCGGACGGTTTTCGGGTCGGCAATGGCCCGGCAGGCGAGGCCCCGCTGGGTAACCACCCCCCCGTCAGCGAGAGCGGCCAGGAACACGAACTGTTCGGCCGTCACCCCGTGCCGAGCGAACTGGGCGTCGGGCCGGCGGTGCTACGCCAAGTACTCGGTCCGTAAGGCCATCGCGATTTCGTCCCCGGTTACCGTTCCAACGGTCCATTTTGTACGTATACGCACAAGCTGCAGTAGAATTTACTGGCCCAGCGGGATCGGTACAATCGAAAAATATTTTCAGATACTCTGCCGAAACGCACCGACGCAGACCACTTCGTGATGCTCAACTGGCCGCGTTGGTTCAGAGCGTAGGAGAAACAAGTTATTTCTTGGGCAATTGATCGACTTAGGTCACACCGCAGGCCTCAGGCAGTCCCACTGCGTTGAGTCGTTTCCACGGCCGATGCATCGGCGTCAGGCGGGCATGGGGGGACAAGTTCGGACCGCGCCCGACTCACTGGACGAAGCCCGTCCAAAACCCGCTCAGGTCCGAGACGCCGCTGGTTCAATGACCAACACAAATAAGCTCTGTGCGTTTGGTCGCAGTGGACCACGAGCATCTTTATTTCCATTAAGCCCCCGCAGTGATTGGAAAAACACATTCCCCCCTCACTACGACCTGATTCACGTCCGTTAGAAAGAAGTTTATGAACGTCCCAACCGGAATGTTGTCCACGATCGAAGTGGAAGTGGGTGGCAAAACCTTGGCGACAATGTCTCCACCATCATTCGCATGTTTCGTCGAGATGACCTGTATGCGATAAGCTTCCCCATCACTGAAACATACAATTGCATCCTCGGCAGAGTGCTCTAAGATGCGCAGAACAGAAATTAAGCTCGCTTCATACGCCACTCAACTCCCCCTTGGCCTTCAGCGGCTTACAGTAGCGTTCGGCTTCCGAATTCGTGCATTTTTCCTTCCTGCTCATTATCACTGGATCTCTTGGAGGACAACACCCAGTTCCGAACAACATTAGCGGCACGCAGTATCCATGTTATTTTCCAGCCTTGAATAATTCCTGGAAGCGGGCAGCCGCCCTCGGGAACTCGGTGCCGTCCTTCAGACCTTTCTCGCCGTCGCCGGGCGAAAGCTGGTGGCGGTGGTCATCGCCGGGTACGTTCACATCGAAATAGCAGTGGAAGAGGACGTTGTTCGTGGGATCATTGACAAATGCGTGCATGCGTTCAATGAAATGCGGGTTGTCGCCGCCGCCATGTCCATCCTTCCGGCGGTTGAGTCCCCACTCGGGGATCGCCAGGAGTTTTTTGTGGTCTTTGGCGAACTTCGTCCAGAACACCAAGCCGCGCGGACTGCCCATGATCCACTCGGTCCAGACCTTTTTCTGCCGGGCGAGGATTACGTCGTCGGTCGCGCCTTTCGCCCACGGATAGGTATCCTTATTCCAAGTCTCGTCGTAAACATCGATGCCAACAATATCGACGAACTCATCCCCGGGCCATGCTTCGTCGGCAGGAAAATCTTGGTCGCCAAGCGTGGGGTTCCAGCAGAACAAAATCTTCCCTGTGCCGGGCA
The genomic region above belongs to Telmatocola sphagniphila and contains:
- a CDS encoding NADP-dependent oxidoreductase — protein: MKLWRHHESPESRVLSLEEGERPDPQPGELLIQVHAVGVTPTELLWYPTTHRKSGEARNAAVPGHEFSGRIAAVGDGTETCFKADQEVFGMNDWFAEGATAEFCCTQHSTVVLKPAQLTHVEAASVPIGALTAWQGLFDRARLQSGERVLIHGGSGAVGVFAIQFARQLGAEVLTTASARNREFLTGLGAQRVIDYRTERFEDIAKGIDLVFDTVGGQTLARSWSLLGPGGRLITVAADSEGISDERTQKSFFIVEPNQRQLTAIAEQLASGLLRTVVKSVVSFDHADGAYFDPRNESDGCGKKIISVISHT
- a CDS encoding alpha/beta hydrolase-fold protein, whose protein sequence is MTRSLSLLGLTFVLAAAGPATAQPRQGPQSYISPEVKDKTVTFRLRAPKAEKVGLSSSDIPGGGQGSRAMKKGEGDLWELTLDVSPGTYRYRIEVDGVPVVDPRNPSTSESFGNTWSLVRVPGAAFMDTADVPHGAVARVIYHSKTTGGNRRAHVYTPPGYETATEKYPVLYLLHGAGDCDDSWTSVGRSADILDNLIAAKMAVPMIVVMPAGHDSKFAGFGRPTGNTTPAALFEDDFAKDLRPHIEKTYRVKTGRADRAIAGLSMGGGQTLSVFLANPNDYSAVGVFSSGIFAGRTPEDWERWEKANKEKLTAVVAAKDGLKVFWLATGKEDFLLDTTKKTVALFEKHKLKPEFQETEGGHTWICWQRYLNEFVPKLFQ
- a CDS encoding glycoside hydrolase family 26 protein, giving the protein MRPMILLLLLGTPATAAEPALGVYRWANGTANVDAFAKWLDRPSVWGEDFIGGESWDNVQWPTWWLKEWGPWVHAKPGRRLVLAVPILAGPADRSGPVQGTKDLKVPVSLEKGAAGTYNHHFKQLAENLVAHKLGDVILRPGWEFNGGWYAWGAKDKAKLFAEYWRQIVKTMRAVPGTGKILFCWNPTLGDQDFPADEAWPGDEFVDIVGIDVYDETWNKDTYPWAKGATDDVILARQKKVWTEWIMGSPRGLVFWTKFAKDHKKLLAIPEWGLNRRKDGHGGGDNPHFIERMHAFVNDPTNNVLFHCYFDVNVPGDDHRHQLSPGDGEKGLKDGTEFPRAAARFQELFKAGK